One window from the genome of Nitrospira defluvii encodes:
- a CDS encoding DUF4297 domain-containing protein, which produces MSLKHILSSRPPRETSGSSAANRFDFQKDWVVCEILELHRSKEDYSILCDYHEDVVILDKETDPQFAEFCQIKTSTGKNWNTKQLISRPSKGTGTSILGRLYSNYLMAPGNTSGLHFISNAQFDVELKNGKGSLSCTSIGCGELSEAELTKINTALGTEKGVTCEFPAPPPLFLKVTPLSVQDHSAHTKGKVAEFLEELFPGRQGAVTAVYRVLFDEVKKKTDSEGSFTDWQALKKKKSIARSTIAEMLEKSSAGANPVHLWAEACQALVAESLSPLAIRAIGREWQTYIVQRMDPTNEVLLRLRQKIVCTVKRLTHEKPHMKLKTLISKVIAQIGPSYLEAPYNADYIKAMTILEAYELISSAHQEYEEKT; this is translated from the coding sequence ATGTCACTCAAGCATATCCTTTCTAGTCGTCCTCCGCGCGAAACGAGCGGTTCTTCCGCTGCCAACCGGTTCGACTTTCAGAAGGATTGGGTTGTCTGCGAAATATTGGAGCTTCACCGCAGTAAAGAGGACTATTCAATCCTATGCGACTATCATGAAGATGTTGTAATCCTTGATAAAGAAACAGATCCCCAGTTCGCAGAATTCTGTCAAATAAAAACTAGTACAGGAAAGAACTGGAACACAAAGCAGCTCATAAGCAGGCCGTCAAAAGGAACCGGGACATCCATCCTGGGGAGACTATATTCGAATTATCTAATGGCTCCTGGGAACACATCAGGGCTACATTTTATCTCTAATGCGCAGTTTGACGTCGAGTTAAAAAATGGCAAAGGGAGCCTAAGTTGCACTTCCATCGGGTGTGGTGAACTTTCTGAAGCCGAATTAACTAAGATAAATACTGCATTGGGAACAGAGAAGGGTGTGACATGCGAGTTTCCCGCACCCCCTCCATTATTTCTTAAGGTTACTCCTCTCAGCGTGCAAGACCATAGCGCACACACAAAGGGGAAGGTCGCTGAGTTCCTCGAAGAGTTGTTTCCTGGCCGACAAGGAGCCGTGACGGCCGTCTACCGGGTTCTCTTTGATGAAGTAAAAAAGAAGACGGATAGTGAAGGCTCATTCACAGATTGGCAGGCCCTAAAGAAAAAAAAATCCATCGCACGATCCACCATTGCTGAAATGCTTGAGAAATCAAGCGCCGGAGCTAATCCGGTACATCTGTGGGCAGAAGCTTGCCAGGCTTTGGTAGCGGAGAGCCTCTCACCTTTAGCTATACGAGCGATAGGTAGGGAATGGCAAACCTATATTGTGCAGCGAATGGATCCCACGAATGAGGTTCTCCTGAGGTTGCGGCAGAAGATTGTATGCACCGTTAAGCGTCTCACCCATGAGAAGCCACATATGAAGTTAAAGACCCTTATTTCTAAAGTGATTGCACAGATAGGACCATCTTATTTAGAAGCACCATACAATGCAGACTATATTAAGGCCATGACAATCTTGGAGGCTTATGAGCTCATTTCGTCGGCTCATCAGGAATATGAGGAAAAAACATAA
- a CDS encoding ATP-binding protein, with amino-acid sequence MYLKPWYKVVTPREDLREGRPLDASEFAVHLDHVREGRAPGDYQDPVRFFERTFLAKNLGTLAAGVVRRLSGIKVETSPVYNLTTQFGGGKTHALTLLYHLARGGRAASSWKSVPSILEAAGVKTAPEAAVAVFVGTEFDAITGRGAKNGEPVRHTPWGEIAFQLAGTDGFAVVAKHDEQRTAPSAEVIRQFLPKDRPALILLDELLNFMGRNRKSGLTAQLYAFVQNLSEEARAQDRVVLAVSLPSLLDEMTPDDEADFDRFQKLLDRLGKAMIMSAESETSEIIRRRLFEWGGIPDEGRKTAGEYAEWVLAHRNQVPQWFPVDKAKEIFADTYPFHPTLLSVFERKWQALPRFQQTRGILRLLALWVSHAYQAGFKGAHKDPLIGMGTAPLDDPMFRSAVFEQLGGAQLEGAVTTDICGAKGSHSLRLDKEAVDTIRKARLHQKVSTVVFFESNGGQTKTEATLPEIRLAVAEPDLDIGNIETALETLTDTCYFLSAEKNRYRFSLSPNLNKLLSDRRASIQPSRVEDRIRAEVQKIFREGNGVDRIFFPDKSSLITDRAVLALVVLPPDRAISDQGTRTFIDTATREHGTSSRTFKSALLWAVPEGPNALRDDARKVLAWEDLEDEQSELRLDEGQSRQLSENLKKAQRDIKETVWRTYKNVMLLGKDNDWKTVDFGLVHSSAADTLVTLILKRLRQDGDIADGVSPNFLTRNWSPAFKEWSTKSIRDAFFASPQFPRLLNGEVIKDTIVRGVENGMLAYVGKKTDGSYFPFHWQASLGSQDIEISDDMYVIQQELAEAYKAGKTAPSSPTPTSPAPGAPSTGLSSITGSTPAGPDSTGATLSNITWSGEIPSQKWMNFYTKVLSKFAAGMDLKLTLKVEVNSATGIPTQKVEETKVALRELGLSDKVDAD; translated from the coding sequence TCTTGCCAAGAATCTCGGCACCCTCGCAGCAGGAGTAGTTCGTCGTCTTTCCGGCATTAAAGTTGAGACATCTCCTGTCTATAACCTCACAACACAATTTGGAGGTGGAAAAACACATGCGCTCACACTGCTCTACCATCTAGCCAGGGGAGGACGCGCAGCCTCTTCTTGGAAAAGTGTGCCCAGCATTCTTGAGGCAGCGGGAGTTAAAACTGCGCCCGAAGCGGCTGTAGCTGTTTTTGTCGGGACTGAATTCGATGCGATTACAGGGCGTGGGGCCAAGAATGGAGAACCCGTCAGGCACACGCCTTGGGGCGAGATTGCGTTTCAGCTGGCCGGAACCGACGGATTTGCAGTTGTTGCGAAGCATGACGAACAACGAACTGCACCATCAGCTGAAGTCATTCGGCAGTTTCTTCCCAAGGATCGGCCAGCTCTTATCCTGCTCGATGAGTTGCTCAACTTCATGGGTCGTAATCGGAAGAGCGGCCTGACCGCACAGCTCTATGCTTTTGTTCAAAACCTGTCAGAAGAAGCCAGAGCTCAGGATCGAGTCGTGCTTGCTGTATCTCTTCCTTCACTTCTAGACGAAATGACGCCCGATGATGAGGCCGATTTCGACCGGTTTCAAAAACTCTTGGACCGGCTCGGGAAGGCGATGATCATGTCGGCTGAATCGGAAACGTCTGAGATTATTCGGCGCCGGCTCTTCGAATGGGGTGGGATCCCAGACGAGGGCCGTAAAACAGCCGGAGAATATGCTGAATGGGTTCTGGCTCATCGCAATCAAGTGCCTCAATGGTTTCCTGTCGATAAAGCAAAGGAGATATTTGCGGACACCTACCCGTTTCACCCCACATTGCTGTCGGTCTTTGAGCGCAAGTGGCAAGCCCTCCCGCGCTTTCAACAAACGCGAGGCATTCTTCGTCTGTTGGCTCTCTGGGTTTCTCATGCGTATCAGGCTGGATTCAAGGGTGCACACAAAGACCCGCTGATTGGAATGGGCACTGCGCCATTGGATGACCCGATGTTCCGGTCAGCGGTCTTTGAACAACTGGGGGGAGCGCAACTTGAAGGGGCGGTAACGACGGATATCTGTGGAGCTAAGGGCTCCCACTCTCTTCGACTCGACAAGGAGGCGGTTGATACGATTCGCAAGGCTCGTTTGCACCAAAAGGTCTCCACCGTGGTTTTTTTCGAGTCCAATGGGGGACAGACAAAAACCGAGGCAACGTTGCCAGAAATTCGTCTAGCGGTGGCAGAACCCGACCTCGACATTGGCAATATCGAAACCGCGCTCGAAACCCTAACGGATACCTGTTACTTCCTTTCAGCAGAAAAGAATAGGTACCGATTCAGTCTCTCACCGAACCTGAACAAGCTCCTCTCTGACCGTCGTGCCAGCATCCAACCGTCCAGAGTTGAGGATCGCATTCGTGCTGAAGTGCAGAAGATCTTTCGCGAGGGAAACGGGGTAGATAGGATCTTCTTTCCAGACAAGAGTAGCCTCATCACTGATCGTGCTGTCCTAGCATTAGTTGTTCTTCCACCCGATCGTGCCATCTCGGATCAAGGGACTCGCACATTCATAGACACTGCCACACGTGAGCACGGAACGTCATCTCGGACATTTAAGAGTGCCCTACTCTGGGCGGTCCCGGAAGGCCCAAATGCGCTGCGCGATGATGCTCGGAAAGTCCTGGCGTGGGAAGATTTGGAGGATGAACAAAGCGAGCTTCGCCTCGATGAGGGCCAATCCAGGCAGCTATCTGAGAACCTCAAGAAAGCTCAGCGCGATATCAAGGAAACTGTTTGGCGCACCTACAAGAATGTGATGCTCCTGGGGAAAGATAATGATTGGAAGACCGTAGACTTTGGATTGGTCCACTCCAGTGCGGCAGATACACTCGTGACGCTCATCCTTAAACGGCTTCGACAGGATGGAGACATTGCGGACGGGGTCAGCCCCAACTTCTTAACAAGAAATTGGTCGCCAGCGTTCAAGGAATGGAGTACCAAATCAATTCGCGATGCTTTCTTTGCTTCCCCGCAGTTCCCCAGGCTTTTAAATGGCGAGGTGATTAAAGACACAATCGTTCGAGGGGTCGAAAATGGCATGCTTGCGTATGTGGGAAAGAAGACCGACGGATCGTACTTCCCATTCCATTGGCAAGCATCACTTGGTTCACAAGATATTGAGATATCCGACGATATGTATGTCATCCAACAGGAATTGGCAGAAGCGTACAAGGCGGGAAAAACCGCACCGTCATCTCCCACTCCAACTTCACCCGCTCCTGGTGCGCCTAGTACGGGGCTGTCGTCAATCACTGGATCAACACCAGCCGGCCCAGATTCAACTGGCGCAACTTTATCGAACATCACCTGGAGCGGGGAGATCCCTTCACAAAAATGGATGAACTTTTACACCAAGGTGCTTTCAAAGTTTGCTGCAGGAATGGATTTAAAGCTGACACTGAAAGTCGAGGTCAACTCAGCCACCGGCATACCAACTCAGAAGGTGGAAGAGACCAAAGTCGCTCTTCGCGAATTAGGCTTGTCAGACAAGGTTGACGCTGACTGA